One region of Streptomyces sp. CG4 genomic DNA includes:
- a CDS encoding VOC family protein, with protein sequence MSVELNHTIVHARNNRESADFFTELLGLEPAKEWGPFVAVTLSNGVTLDYATAPEDQITPQHYAFLVSEEEFEAAYQRIVERGMEHWADPHQKQPGTINHNDGGRGVYFLDPAGHAMELLTVPYGGWPS encoded by the coding sequence TTGTCAGTCGAGTTGAACCACACCATCGTCCACGCCCGGAACAACCGCGAGTCCGCCGACTTCTTCACCGAGCTGCTCGGTCTCGAGCCCGCCAAGGAGTGGGGCCCGTTCGTCGCGGTCACCCTCAGCAACGGAGTCACGCTGGACTACGCCACCGCCCCCGAGGACCAGATCACGCCACAGCACTACGCGTTCCTGGTCTCCGAGGAGGAGTTCGAGGCCGCGTACCAGCGGATCGTCGAACGCGGCATGGAGCACTGGGCGGACCCGCACCAGAAGCAGCCCGGCACGATCAACCACAACGACGGCGGTCGCGGCGTGTACTTCCTGGACCCGGCAGGCCACGCCATGGAACTGCTGACCGTCCCCTACGGCGGCTGGCCGTCGTAA